The Desulfurobacteriaceae bacterium genome includes a window with the following:
- the cysE gene encoding serine O-acetyltransferase has translation MFKRIKEDIEVVFERDPAARSVLEVLLCYPGLHAIWLHRVAHWLWNRNFRLLARIISHISRWFTGIEIHPGAKIGRRFFIDHGMGVVIGETAEIGDNVTIYHQVTLGGTSTKKGKRHPTIGNNVVIGAGAKILGPIKIGDNCKIGANSVVIKDVPPNSTVVGIPGKVVKRDGVKPTKIDLEHGKLPDPIMEYLKEMLDIIHDLELEVKSIKKEIKR, from the coding sequence ATGTTCAAAAGAATAAAAGAAGATATAGAAGTTGTCTTTGAAAGGGATCCAGCCGCTAGAAGTGTCTTAGAGGTTCTTCTCTGCTATCCGGGATTACACGCAATCTGGCTACACAGAGTTGCTCACTGGTTGTGGAATCGTAACTTCAGATTACTCGCTAGAATAATTTCACATATATCAAGATGGTTTACAGGTATCGAAATCCATCCGGGAGCTAAGATAGGGAGAAGATTCTTCATCGACCATGGAATGGGAGTAGTTATTGGAGAAACGGCAGAAATAGGAGATAATGTAACCATATACCATCAAGTCACTTTGGGGGGAACAAGTACGAAGAAAGGAAAAAGACATCCTACCATAGGAAATAACGTTGTAATTGGGGCTGGAGCTAAGATACTAGGACCTATAAAGATAGGGGATAACTGTAAGATAGGAGCTAATTCTGTTGTTATAAAGGATGTTCCTCCTAACTCAACTGTTGTTGGTATTCCTGGAAAAGTTGTAAAAAGAGATGGAGTGAAACCAACGAAAATAGATCTTGAACACGGAAAACTTCCAGATCCTATAATGGAATATCTAAAGGAAATGCTAGATATTATCCATGATTTAGAATTGGAGGTAAAATCTATTAAAAAGGAGATAAAGAGGTGA
- a CDS encoding ArsR family transcriptional regulator, with protein sequence MNDKCEKRYEKYNEYAKIFEILSSPIRIGIIVSLAKGPKKPKEIREMLGVPQPLLSQHASILREMGIIEKVDRFNVKSPCRLKDESVLNILKAAGINID encoded by the coding sequence ATGAACGATAAATGTGAAAAGCGTTATGAGAAGTATAACGAATATGCAAAGATTTTTGAAATCTTGTCAAGCCCTATAAGAATAGGCATCATCGTTTCCTTAGCCAAAGGACCAAAAAAACCTAAAGAAATAAGAGAAATGCTTGGAGTTCCTCAACCTTTATTATCCCAACATGCTAGCATCTTGAGAGAGATGGGAATAATAGAGAAAGTTGATAGGTTCAATGTTAAATCTCCCTGTAGGTTGAAAGACGAATCCGTTTTAAACATTTTAAAAGCTGCAGGTATAAACATTGATTAG
- the mraY gene encoding phospho-N-acetylmuramoyl-pentapeptide-transferase, which produces MLYFLLYKLLGVVLFKYITFRAIYAAITAMVVGFFLYPYFERKLKDLQFKQTIKEYLPETHKKKNVPTMGGLLIITTLFISIALWNNLYNPFVWLSLLAILGFGTVGFIDDYIKAKLKNPEGLSEGKKFTYQIVIATAIAITLYLLDFSTEIYFPIFKDFHLDLGYLFIPWAVFVIVGTSNAVNLTDGLDGLAIGPVITVSFVLMVFSYVVGNVKLAAYLHFPYIPGAGELAIVCAAVIGASLVFLWFNTYPAEVFMGDVGSLSLGSLLGLIAIIIKGEFILAIAGGVFVLETLSVIIQRYYFKYTKKKYGEGKRIFKMAPLHHHFEKMGWEEPKITVRFWIISIILALIALSMLKIR; this is translated from the coding sequence ATGCTTTACTTTCTACTCTACAAACTGCTAGGAGTTGTTCTCTTTAAGTACATCACTTTTAGAGCTATCTATGCTGCAATTACAGCAATGGTTGTGGGATTTTTCCTTTATCCTTATTTCGAGAGAAAACTGAAAGACCTCCAATTTAAACAAACTATAAAAGAATATTTACCTGAAACCCACAAAAAGAAAAACGTTCCAACAATGGGAGGACTTTTAATAATAACTACTTTATTTATATCTATCGCTTTATGGAATAATCTTTACAATCCATTTGTATGGCTGTCCCTTTTAGCAATTTTAGGGTTTGGAACTGTAGGGTTTATTGATGATTACATAAAGGCTAAACTAAAAAATCCAGAAGGTCTTTCTGAAGGAAAGAAATTTACCTATCAGATTGTTATTGCTACTGCTATAGCTATTACCTTATATCTCTTGGATTTTTCCACAGAAATCTACTTTCCAATATTTAAAGATTTTCACCTTGACTTAGGGTATTTATTCATCCCTTGGGCAGTTTTTGTAATTGTTGGAACATCAAATGCTGTAAACCTAACTGATGGATTAGATGGCTTAGCAATAGGTCCAGTGATTACAGTAAGTTTTGTTCTAATGGTCTTTTCTTACGTAGTAGGAAATGTAAAGCTTGCCGCTTATTTACATTTTCCTTACATTCCTGGAGCTGGAGAACTGGCAATAGTATGTGCAGCTGTAATCGGAGCATCATTAGTTTTCCTGTGGTTTAATACTTATCCTGCAGAAGTTTTTATGGGAGATGTTGGTTCACTCTCTTTGGGATCACTTCTTGGTTTAATAGCTATAATAATAAAAGGAGAATTTATCTTAGCTATCGCTGGAGGAGTTTTTGTCCTTGAGACGCTTTCTGTAATCATTCAAAGGTATTATTTCAAATATACAAAGAAAAAATATGGAGAAGGGAAAAGAATTTTCAAGATGGCCCCTCTCCATCACCACTTTGAGAAAATGGGATGGGAAGAACCTAAAATAACTGTAAGGTTTTGGATTATCTCTATTATTTTAGCTTTAATCGCTTTAAGTATGCTTAAAATAAGATGA
- a CDS encoding ABC transporter permease → MLKFLETLYEKNKLAAFSLVFLVFLYIVALLADFLAPYPYDVQFRHYPYHPPTPIHFFDEKGKFHLRPFIYGHKLVDPITKTYKVDYTKKYPIEFFVKGHTHYLFGFIKTDIHLFGVKDGYIFLLGTDKLGRDIFSRLLYGTRISLTIGLIGVTISFVIGILVGSIAGYFGGKVDNVLMRLIEILMAFPSFYLMLALRSMFPADIPSVLVFIIIIAILSLIGWTGLSRVIRGMVLSIREQEFVKAARILGGNHFYVIVRHVIPNTLSYVIVAATLTIPSYILGESALSLIGLGIQEPYPSWGNMLSEANNVYVMTNYPWILIPGIAIFLVVAAFNIFGDGLRDSLER, encoded by the coding sequence TTGCTTAAGTTTTTAGAAACACTTTACGAAAAGAATAAATTGGCGGCTTTTTCCCTTGTTTTTCTAGTTTTCTTATACATAGTAGCCTTGCTGGCAGACTTTTTAGCCCCTTATCCTTATGATGTCCAGTTTCGCCATTACCCTTACCATCCTCCTACTCCTATCCATTTCTTTGACGAAAAAGGTAAATTTCACTTAAGACCCTTTATTTACGGGCACAAACTTGTTGACCCAATAACCAAAACCTATAAAGTCGATTACACAAAGAAGTATCCAATAGAATTTTTTGTAAAAGGACATACCCACTATCTTTTCGGCTTTATAAAGACAGATATTCACCTTTTTGGTGTAAAAGACGGATACATTTTTCTACTTGGAACTGACAAGCTGGGAAGGGATATTTTCTCACGACTTCTCTACGGTACAAGAATATCTTTAACAATTGGTTTAATAGGAGTTACCATCTCTTTTGTAATTGGAATCCTTGTTGGTTCTATAGCAGGATACTTTGGAGGGAAAGTTGATAATGTATTAATGAGACTTATAGAGATACTAATGGCTTTTCCAAGTTTTTACCTTATGCTTGCCCTTCGCTCTATGTTTCCTGCTGATATACCAAGCGTTCTCGTCTTCATAATAATAATTGCTATCCTCTCCCTAATAGGTTGGACTGGACTCTCAAGAGTAATAAGAGGTATGGTTCTTTCTATTAGAGAACAAGAATTCGTCAAAGCAGCACGAATCTTAGGAGGGAATCATTTTTACGTTATAGTAAGACACGTTATCCCAAACACCTTATCTTACGTAATTGTTGCTGCAACACTAACTATTCCTTCTTACATTCTTGGAGAATCCGCTCTCAGTTTAATAGGTCTTGGAATTCAAGAACCTTATCCTTCGTGGGGAAATATGTTGTCAGAAGCTAATAATGTTTATGTAATGACTAACTATCCGTGGATTTTAATTCCCGGTATTGCAATTTTCTTAGTTGTAGCTGCATTCAATATTTTCGGTGATGGTCTGAGAGATTCGTTGGAGAGGTAA
- a CDS encoding ABC transporter permease encodes MLKYVIKRLFQMFPIVIGMTFISFLIIKLAPGDFFSQLEMNPSISKETIEELRKLYGLDQNIILQYFHWLVNALQFNLGYSFAYHKPVVDLIEERLLNTLELTVSSFILSWLIAVPLGIIAGVYRGRLLDKLISFFSIFGISFPNFFLAFILMYLAAKTGLFPIGGVVSQNYENLSIFEKFLDRLWHIAIPLTVLVVGNIAGLLRLVRSTIVEELDKDYVKLAIAKGLPYRIVVMKHAFRNALNPFLTLIGFDIAGLISGAALIEIITAWPGLGRLMFDAVMAQDLFLVMGSLYIGGIMLVVGNLIADILIALNDPRIREKEVEGKVA; translated from the coding sequence ATGCTTAAGTATGTAATAAAACGTCTTTTTCAAATGTTCCCGATTGTTATTGGGATGACCTTCATTTCTTTTCTTATTATCAAGCTTGCTCCGGGAGACTTTTTTTCCCAGCTTGAGATGAATCCTTCAATTTCAAAAGAAACGATAGAAGAGCTAAGAAAACTTTACGGGTTAGACCAAAATATTATTCTGCAGTACTTTCACTGGTTAGTTAACGCTCTTCAGTTCAACTTAGGATACTCTTTTGCTTATCATAAACCTGTGGTAGATCTAATAGAAGAAAGATTACTAAACACTCTAGAACTTACAGTTTCTTCCTTTATTTTATCTTGGCTTATAGCTGTTCCTCTTGGAATAATCGCTGGCGTTTATAGAGGAAGATTGTTGGATAAACTAATATCATTCTTTTCTATTTTCGGAATTTCCTTTCCAAACTTTTTCTTAGCGTTTATATTAATGTATTTAGCAGCAAAAACAGGGCTTTTTCCAATTGGAGGAGTGGTTTCTCAAAACTATGAAAATCTTTCAATTTTTGAAAAATTTTTGGATAGACTCTGGCATATAGCAATCCCTCTAACGGTATTGGTTGTTGGAAACATTGCAGGACTTTTAAGACTTGTTAGAAGCACCATAGTAGAAGAACTTGACAAAGACTACGTAAAGCTTGCTATAGCGAAGGGATTACCTTACAGAATAGTAGTAATGAAACATGCTTTTAGAAATGCCTTAAACCCATTCCTTACATTGATAGGTTTTGATATAGCAGGTCTCATTTCTGGGGCTGCCCTTATAGAAATAATTACAGCTTGGCCAGGGCTTGGAAGGCTTATGTTTGATGCAGTTATGGCACAAGATCTGTTTTTAGTCATGGGATCCCTTTATATTGGTGGAATAATGCTTGTAGTTGGAAACCTTATAGCCGATATCTTAATAGCCTTAAATGACCCGAGAATAAGAGAAAAGGAAGTGGAAGGGAAAGTTGCTTAA
- a CDS encoding 2,5-diamino-6-(ribosylamino)-4(3H)-pyrimidinone 5'-phosphate reductase, which yields MKRPYVLIVSEVTIDGKLTLAKGISSKEIMKLMDDEANKYLHSVRAECDGIMVGANTVRIDNPNLTVRYVEGENPTRIIPSSTADIPLDANILNTEVAPTIIAVSRKAPVEKVKKIEEKGAKVLFAGEERVDFKELLSKLYEIGIKKLMVEGGSKVNWELIKNDLVDEIRLIHLPVVVGGDDVPSLTSGEGFKTLEAVKKFKIKKVFQCGNQIITEYERL from the coding sequence ATGAAAAGACCATACGTTCTAATTGTTTCAGAAGTAACCATAGACGGAAAGTTAACACTTGCCAAAGGAATATCAAGTAAGGAAATTATGAAACTTATGGATGACGAAGCCAATAAATATCTTCACTCTGTTCGTGCTGAATGTGATGGAATAATGGTAGGAGCAAACACAGTTAGAATTGATAACCCTAACCTTACTGTAAGATACGTTGAAGGAGAAAATCCTACAAGGATAATTCCTTCATCTACTGCCGATATACCACTAGATGCTAACATTCTAAACACGGAAGTTGCACCAACAATAATCGCTGTTTCTAGAAAGGCTCCAGTAGAAAAGGTAAAAAAGATAGAAGAAAAAGGAGCAAAAGTTCTTTTTGCAGGAGAAGAAAGAGTAGACTTTAAGGAACTTCTCTCTAAGCTTTACGAAATTGGAATCAAGAAACTTATGGTAGAGGGTGGAAGTAAGGTAAACTGGGAACTTATAAAGAACGACTTAGTTGACGAAATTAGACTTATACACCTTCCTGTTGTTGTTGGTGGAGATGATGTACCTTCTTTAACATCTGGTGAAGGATTTAAAACTTTAGAAGCTGTTAAAAAGTTCAAAATAAAGAAAGTCTTTCAATGCGGTAATCAGATAATAACAGAGTATGAAAGACTCTAA